A region from the Dysidea avara chromosome 15, odDysAvar1.4, whole genome shotgun sequence genome encodes:
- the LOC136245471 gene encoding fibrinogen-like protein A codes for MMAAVMMIVLTVGLKLMLVDGHSIFKYTCGSCCKVKESNDFTFSTSPSKSDVFNITNFCGDPESMAEAYCDATTNGGGWLVIQRRQDGSVDFNRDWADYENGFGNLTGEFWYGLSPIHCLTNQGQWQLRIDYMFTNGTRRYLFYNNFKVGPPSSQYQLTISGYSGYTSDPITQTAAWSSRTLLNGMKFTTRDRDYDQWSSKNCAVGGWAGSNAGGWWYKECSAIWPNDQYSSSYTMYLNRRWYNLPFMEIKIKPTSCNI; via the coding sequence ATGATGGCTGCTGTCATGATGATTGTACTAACTGTTGGATTGAAGTTGATGTTGGTTGATGGACACTCTATTTTCAAATATACTTGTGGTAGCTGCTGTAAAGTCAAAGAAAGCAATGATTTCACATTCAGTACTTCACCATCCAAGTCTGATGTTTTCAACATTACAAACTTTTGTGGAGATCCTGAGTCCATGGCTGAAGCCTACTGTGATGCCACTACTAATGGTGGAGGATGGCTGGTTATTCAAAGAAGACAAGATGGAAGTGTTGACTTTAACAGAGACTGGGCAGATTATGAAAATGGATTTGGTAACCTGACAGGAGAATTTTGGTACGGATTGAGCCCTATCCATTGTCTTACTAACCAAGGACAGTGGCAGCTGCGTATTGACTATATGTTTACTAATGGAACAAGACGTTATCTGTTTTACAATAACTTCAAGGTAGGACCACCTTCAAGCCAGTATCAATTAACCATATCAGGATATAGTGGATATACAAGTGATCCCATTACACAGACAGCAGCCTGGAGTTCAAGAACCTTACTTAACGGTATGAAATTCACAACTAGGGATAGAGATTATGATCAGTGGTCATCCAAAAACTGTGCAGTAGGTGGCTGGGCAGGTAGTAATGCTGGTGGATGGTGGTATAAAGAGTGCAGTGCAATATGGCCTAATGATCAATACAGTAGTTCATATACAATGTATCTCAATAGGAGATGGTATAATCTACCGTTCATGGAAATTAAAATCAAACCAACAAGTTGTAACATATGA
- the LOC136245260 gene encoding uncharacterized protein: MNLERLRSVRGGHRGVITKLTRELDTLLVEGTASKAIQGLGLTEGNYDSATAMLKERFGDPQAIIAAHMDELLKLPDCTADRPSALRNIYDRITVHTRGLSSLGIDLRHYGSLLIPIVMPKLPNEVRLRMARQHHGTIWKVEDLLETIKVEAEAREASNLIKSNTFRLPHPPKPPPSTANSFYAGNAAPRCPYCNGEHYPSLCTLVKEVKDRRAILIREVAALTV, encoded by the exons ATGAATCTGGAGAGGCTTAGATCAGTAAGAGGTGGTCACCGGGGAGTCATCACGAAGTTGACAAGAGAGCTAGATACGCTGCTGGTGG AAGGTACTGCCAGTAAGGCCATTCAAGGTCTTGGACTGACTGAGGGTAATTACGACTCTGCTACTGCTATGTTGAAAGAACGTTTCGGTGATCCACAAGCTATAATAGCAGCTCATATGGACGAGCTGCTTAAGTTGCCAGACTGTACAGCTGACCGGCCTTCTGCACTTCGTAATATCTACGATCGAATCACTGTTCATACTAGGGGTTTAAGTTCACTGGGAATAGACCTACGTCACTATGGTAGCCTTTTGATCCCAATTGTTATGCCGAAACTGCCTAATGAAGTCCGCCTTCGCATGGCACGTCAGCATCATGGCACCATTTGGAAGGTGGAGGATCTCTTAGAAACAATCAAGGTGGAAGCTGAAGCGAGAGAGGCCAGCAATTTAATTAAATCCAATACCTTTCGACTCCCCCATCCACCCAAACCACCTCCTTCTACAGCTAATTCATTCTATGCTGGTAATGCTGCTCCAAGATGTCCTTATTGCAATGGAGAACATTATCCTTCCTTGTGCACCTTGGTTAAGGAAGTGAAAGATAGACGGGCTATCCTAATTAGAGAGGTCGCTGCTTTAACTGTCTGA
- the LOC136245261 gene encoding uncharacterized protein: MASGKEGGASVNIRILFDTGSQRSYVTEALCSRLRLKPVKKERLHLNTFGEPAFKGKTCDLVQIRLQKIGSSDCLVLEALSFPTICSSLPNVVHLDKYPQLCDLQLADPPGKSTEVIDLLVGSDHYWNIVEEETIRTDNGPTTVRSKVGWLLSGPLTSPHSHVSTFSHLAVCQGFNELEPSTNELSGLNDILKSFWELESLGIYDTQYYKEPVSFLDGVTFVQGRYEVGLPWIRSKSDIPDHFNLCYNRLRYLQRRLIKQPEILKEYQNTIDEQLRYNIIEPVSNSIESSDTFIHYMPHHPVVKQGRSTTKVRVVYDGSATSHECDIEKAFLMISIHESDKDMLRFLWLEDPLQESSKLLHFRFTRLVFGLRPSPAILGSVISHHLEKYRSEHPRVVDKIEQSLYVDDLVSGGATVQEAFEVYKSSKWILHHGGFNLRKWNTNSKTLNDMIEQDEASSMEGTGTDPCDATVKIDDNRTDMSKLLGVAWDKMQDKFTFDFTEQLNVMKCLPHTKRSILRVTASLFNPLGILSPLIITLKMLFQVLCTSKADWDEPLHKDTQVRWEQLMKDLVLLSELKIPRCCFLISSHPVSISLHGFSDASEHAYAAVLYLSSTYLDGQVEVNLLCSKTRVAPTKKQTIPRSELLGALILARLVHSVVACLPRLNSVHLWVDSMVVLHWIRNRRAWKQYVQNRVEEIKGLTNGEDWNFCPGELNPADLPSRGVSAKELVHSSIWLHGPNIIAEKTVSQPMLPDVDVSCEVEAELTKSQCISTHALFIMNKEHKAMRLENLIDCTRYSTLDTLLHVTACVLLFVARLKRCRSLRSDDEPLIDAGDIKRAEAAWIISVQQSCFNQEIQYLLNHKSACPILVHQFDLFIDDRQLMRCRGRISNSPELSFGSKKPALLPTRHPFVTLLIRQSHERCKHGGVNETLTLLRERYWILRGRQATKAIVRACVICRKLECKPYGSCPVADLPPERVSEDPPFSHTGLDFAGPLYINLNGQPQKVYICLFTCAATRAVHLELVRDLGVESFLLCFRRFAGRRGLPATLISDNAKTFRSSSKEVSKVARSSEVQRYLANNHTSWKFIAEKAPFEVEGVVNSRPLTYVEDDTSGTSYVLSPSHLIYGRKITSAPNDSHFEVISTNDTLTKRARQQKHLLSQFTRQWRREYLMSLRENHQSDQRSRGSGGSKIALGDVVVIKDDQTKRSFWKLGVVEELLSGSDGHVRAAKVRAGRSDRRVQVIRRSIKHLYPIEVSTGDRVVSSSSKENPVNDLDEVTEPSNTRRRREAAIVREE, translated from the exons ATGGCTTCCGGAAAAGAGGGTGGAGCATCAGTCAATATCCGGATTCTATTTGATACAGGGAGCCAGAGGTCTTATGTAACAGAGGCTCTCTGCAGCCGCCTACGTCTTAAGCCTGTAAAAAAGGAGAGATTGCATTTAAACACCTTTGGAGAGCCTGCATTTAAGGGCAAGACTTGTGATCTGGTTCAGATACGGTTACAGAAGATTGGCAGTTCTGATTGTTTAGTGCTGGAGGCACTTAGCTTCCCGACCATTTGCTCCTCCCTGCCGAATGTGGTACACTTAGATAAATACCCTCAGTTATGTGATCTGCAATTGGCTGACCCTCCTGGCAAGAGCACTGAAGTCATTGATCTCCTTGTTGGGTCCGATCATTACTGGAACATTGTAGAGGAAGAAACTATCCGCACAGACAATGGCCCTACTACAGTTAGGAGTAAAGTAGGTTGGCTTCTTTCTGGTCCTCTTACTTCACCGCACTCTCATGTCTCGACGTTCTCTCACTTGGCCGTATGCCAGGGATTCAATGAGTTGGAACCTTCCACCAATGAACTCAGTGGCCTTAATGACATTCTTAAGTCCTTCTGGGAGTTGGAATCCTTAGGAATCTATGATACCCAATATTACAAGGAGCCCGTGTCATTTCTTGATGGAGTCACATTTGTGCAGGGTCGCTACGAGGTCGGACTCCCTTGGATTAGAAGTAAGAGTGATATACCTGACCACTTTAACTTGTGTTATAATCGGTTGAGGTATCTGCAGAGACGCCTAATTAAACAGCCTGAGATTTTGAAAGAATATCAAAACACAATAGATGAACAGTTGCGCTACAATATTATCGAACCTGTGAGCAACAGTATTGAGTCTTCTGATACGTTCATCCATTATATGCCACATCATCCGGTGGTCAAGCAAGGCCGCAGCACGACTAAGGTGCGTGTTGTATATGATGGTTCGGCTACCTCACATGAAT GTGATATTGAGAAGGCCTTTCTGATGATAAGCATCCATGAATCAGATAAAGACATGCTTAGATTTCTTTGGCTTGAAGACCCTCTTCAAGAGAGCAGTAAACTTCTACACTTTCGATTTACTAGACTAGTGTTTGGATTGAGGCCATCGCCGGCCATTCTGGGCTCTGTGATTTCCCATCACTTGGAGAAGTATCGATCTGAGCACCCACGAGTAGTTGACAAGATAGAACAGTCGCTTTATGTTGATGATTTGGTATCTGGAGGTGCTACTGTACAAGAAGCTTTTGAAGTTTACAAGTCCTCCAAGTGGATCTTGCATCATGGAGGCTTTAACTTGAGAAAATGGAATACAAATTCCAAGACTTTAAATGATATGATTGAGCAAGATGAGGCATCCTCCATGGAAGGTACTGGCACTGACCCTTGTGATGCAACTGTTAAGATTGATGATAATAGAACGGATATGTCTAAGTTGCTGGGAGTTGCTTGGGATAAGATGCAAGATAAGTTCACGTTTGATTTTACAGAACAACTTAATGTAATGAAATGCTTACCACATACCAAACGATCAATCTTGAGGGTAACTGCAAGTCTTTTTAATCCTCTGGGAATATTGAGTCCCCTTATTATCACTCTTAAGATGTTGTTTCAAGTTTTGTGTACCAGTAAGGCCGATTGGGATGAACCCTTGCATAAAGATACGCAAGTTCGATGGGAGCAATTGATGAAGGATCTGGTCTTGCTTTCTGAGTTGAAGATTCCCCGATGTTGTTTTCTCATATCTTCTCATCCTGTTTCCATATCTCTACATGGGTTCAGTGATGCATCTGAGCATGCCTATGCGGCAGTGTTGTATCTTAGTTCCACTTACCTTGATGGTCAAGTTGAAGTTAATCTGCTGTGTTCGAAGACCAGGGTAGCGCCAACTAAGAAGCAAACTATTCCCCGTTCAGAACTACTGGGGGCACTGATTTTGGCCAGGCTTGTACacagtgttgtagcttgcctaCCTCGATTGAACAGTGTTCACTTGTGGGTGGACTCCATGGTAGTGCTGCATTGGATACGCAACAGAAGAGCTTGGAAACAGTACGTTCAGAATAGGGTTGAGGAGATCAAAGGACTGACGAATGGTGAAGATTGGAATTTCTGCCCAGGGGAATTGAACCCTGCTGACTTGCCCTCTAGAGGAGTGTCTGCTAAGGAACTTGTACATAGTTCAATTTGGTTGCATGGACCTAACATTATTGCTGAGAAGACTGTTAGTCAACCCATGCTACCAGATGTGGATGTTTCATGTGAGGTAGAGGCAGAATTGACCAAGTCACAGTGTATATCTACCCATGCTTTGTTCATCATGAACAAAGAGCATAAGGCAATGCGCTTGGAAAACTTGATTGACTGCACTCGTTATAGCACTCTAGATACCTTACTTCATGTTACTGCATGTGTGCTGTTGTTTGTTGCAAGGCTGAAGCGATGCAGAAGTCTCAGAAGTGATGATGAGCCACTGATTGATGCTGGAGACATCAAGAGAGCTGAGGCCGCATGGATCATATCTGTGCAACAGAGTTGCTTTAATCAGGAAATACAGTACTTGTTGAATCATAAGAGTGCCTGTCCTATCTTGGTTCATCAGTTCGACCTTTTTATTGATGACAGACAGTTGATGCGATGCCGAGGGAGAATAAGCAATTCACCAGAGTTGTCATTTGGGAGCAAGAAACCGGCACTCTTACCAACAAGACATCCTTTTGTTACCCTGTTGATACGGCAATCGCATGAACGCTGCAAGCACGGTGGAGTGAATGAAACGCTCACCTTGTTAAGAGAGAGATACTGGATCTTGCGAGGTCGTCAGGCAACTAAGGCTATAGTTAGAGCTTGTGTTATTTGTAGAAAACTAGAATGCAAGCCATATGGATCATGCCCAGTTGCAGATTTGCCTCCCGAAAGAGTGTCAGAAGATCCACCATTTTCCCACACAGGGTTAGATTTTGCTGGTCCTCTGTACATAAACTTAAATGGCCAACCACAAAAAGTCTACATTTGTCTTTTCACATGTGCAGCCACCCGTGCTGTACATCTGGAATTGGTACGGGACCTTGGGGTTGAATCATTTTTACTATGTTTCCGGAGATTTGCTGGCAGGAGAGGTTTGCCAGCAACATTGATTTCTGACAACGCTAAGACATTTCGATCCTCCAGCAAAGAAGTATCTAAGGTAGCCCGATCTTCCGAAGTTCAAAGATACCTGGCAAACAACCACACCTCTTGGAAGTTCATTGCTGAGAAGGCTCCCT TTGAAGTAGAGGGGGTTGTTAACTCTAGACCTTTGACATATGTAGAAGATGATACTAGTGGCACAAGTTATGTTCTGTCTCCATCACATCTGATATATGGTAGGAAAATCACTAGTGCTCCCAATGATTCACACTTTGAAGTGATCAGTACTAATGACACTTTGACGAAAAGGGCTAGGCAGCAGAAACATTTATTAAGTCAATTTACTAGACAATGGCGACGAGAATACTTGATGAGTTTGAGAGAGAATCACCAATCTGACCAGAGATCAAGAGGGAGTGGAGGATCAAAAATTGCACTAGGAGATGTTGTTGTGATCAAGGATGACCAGACCAAGAGATCCTTTTGGAAGCTTGGTGTTGTTGAAGAACTGTTGAGTGGGTCTGATGGACATGTTCGTGCTGCTAAGGTGAGGGCTGGTCGCTCTGATCGACGTGTGCAAGTCATTCGTCGTAGCATCAAGCATCTATACCCAATAGAAGTATCTACGGGTGATCGTGTCGTCTCCAGCAGCAGCAAGGAAAACCCAGTGAATGATTTAGATGAGGTGACAGAACCGAGTAATACTCGAAGGAGAAGAGAAGCGGCAATAGTTAGAGAAGAATGA
- the LOC136245262 gene encoding collagen alpha-2(I) chain-like, whose product MIASFLSIKIRVHVIDNSNNEIKGGGSNGSAGSCGSHGSAGSSGSNGSSGSSGSAGSSGSAGSNGSAGSSGSAGFCGSNGSAGYTGSAVPVVLLVPVVPMVLMVLLVLGFAGSNGSSGSADSNGTASSTGSAGSSGSAGSCGSHGSSGSAGSCGSHGSSGSNGSAGSIVPMVLMFPWFSWFCWSSGSAGFNGSAGSPGYMVLSAGSSGSHGSAASNSSIGSNSSVGSNGSAGSHGSCGSHGSAGSSGSAGSCGSAGSNGTASSTGSAGSSGSAGPCGSHGSSGSNGSAGSVVPMVLMVLVVLLVPVVLLGSAGSRGSHGSTSSAGSSGSHGSAASNSSIGSNSSVGSNGSAGSHGSCGSHGSAGSSGSAGSCGSAGSNGTASSTGSAGSSGSAGPCGSHGSSGSNGSAGSSGSAGFNGFSSSSGYKD is encoded by the exons atgatagccagctttcttagcatcaaaatacgtgtgcacgtgattgataacagcaataatgaaattaaagGGGGTGG ttctaatggttctgccgGTTCctgtggttctcatggttctgctggttctagtggttctaatggttctagtggttctagtggttctgctggttctagtggttctgctggttctaatggttctgctggttccagtggttctgctggttttTGTGGTtccaatggttctgctggttatACTGGTTCTGCAGTTCccgtggttctgctggttccagtggttccaatggttctcatggttctactggttct tggttttgctggttctaatggttctagtggttctgctgatTCTAATGGTACTGCTAGTTCtactggttctgctggttccagtggttctgctggttcttgtggttctcatggttctagtggttctgctggttcttgtggttctcatggttccagtggttccaatggttctgctggttctataGTTCCcatggttctcatg ttcccgtggttctcatggttctgctggtccagtggttctgctggttttaatggttctgctggttctcctGGTTATATGGTTCT ctctgctggttccagtggttctcatggttctgctgcTTCTAATAGTTCTATTGGTTCTAATAGTTCTGtcggttctaatggttctgctggttctcatggttcttgtGGTTcccatggttctgctggttccagtggttctgctggttcttgtggttctgctggttctaatggtacTGCTAGTTCtactggttctgctggttccagtggttctgctggtccttgtggttctcatggttctagtggttccaatggttctgctggttctgtagttcccatggttctcatggttctagtggttctgctggttccagtggttttGCT tggttctgctggttctcgtggttctcatggttctactagctctgctggttccagtggttctcatggttctgctgcTTCTAATAGTTCTATTGGTTCTAATAGTTCTGtcggttctaatggttctgctggttctcatggttcttgtGGTTcccatggttctgctggttccagtggttctgctggttcttgtggttctgctggttctaatggtacTGCTAGTTCtactggttctgctggttccagtggttctgctggtccttgtggttctcatggttctagtggttccaatggttctgctg gttctagtggttctgctggttttAATGGTTTTTCTAGTTCCAGTGGTTATAAAGATTAA
- the LOC136245368 gene encoding uncharacterized protein isoform X2 yields MAAHMAVSETLSTFDATSAIHGYHYYKDVWTAVIGEQRNCEREFGNHHDSFAVAIMKDGQVVGHVPRTISCMCTLFIRHGGSILATVIGARRRCTCRGVDNGGVELPCVYRFAGPSSFTRKTQRALADEDDISHISDVTEMQESCDESRDIDAPSSSMMARNDVPVVKVEPTIDSDGESGKHDSGGACRSDIWVKVHDISLTFEDKHILEQGEKLTDKHINCAQRILKLKFPSINGLRLTLLQGQAHKQSTTNAVQIFHVNDDHWVCGTTVGTTRKEVLIYDSWYTKWDQATLGIIRKQFRCNTQSIKVVKKIQKQETGVECGLFAVANATTIAFGKDPTKFIYDEKRMREHLVYCFPQKDLELFPLIHEM; encoded by the exons ATGGCAGCCCACATGGCAGTGAGTGAAACGCTCTCGACTTTTGATGCGACTAGTGCTATTCATGGATATCACTATTATAAAGATGTGTGGACTGCTGTCATTGGTGAACAGCGCAATTGTGAACGCGAGTTTGGCAACCATCATGATTCATTTGCAGTTGCTATAATGAAGGACGGCCAGGTCGTTGGACATGTCCCGCGCACGATTTCGTGCATGTGTACACTTTTTATTAGACATGGTGGTAGTATTTTAGCTACCGTAATTGGGGCACGAAGGCGTTGCACGTGTCGAGGTGTGGATAACGGTGGAGTCGAGTTGCCATGTGTCTACAGATTTGCTGGACCAAGCAGCTTTACAAGAAAGACACAGAGAGCTTTAGCGGATGAAGATGACATTTCGCACATAAGTgatgtcactgaaatgcaaG AAAGTTGTGATGAAAGCAGAGATATTGATGCTCCCAGTTCTTCAATGATGGCAAGAAATGATGTGCCAGTGGTCAAAGTGGAACCTACCATTGATAGCGATGGAGAAAGTGGTAAACATGATAGTGGTGGTGCTTGTCGCTCAGATATATGGGTTAAAGTTCATGATATTTCATTAACATTTGAGGATAAACACATTTTGGAGCAAGGAGAAAAACTTACCGATAAGCATATTAATTGTGCTCAGCGAATTCTGAAATTGAAATTTCCCAGTATTAATGGCCTTCGATTAACACTGCTTCAAGGCCAAGCCCATAAGCAGAGCACAACCAATGCAGTTCAAATATTTCATGTAAATGATGATCATTGGGTGTGTGGCACTACAGTTGGCACTACACGTAAAGAGGTACTGATATATGACTCATGGTACACAAAGTGGGATCAAGCTACTCTGGGAATCATTAGAAAGCAGTTTCGATGTAATACTCAAAGTATCAAAGTGGTTAAAAAGATACAGAAGCAAGAAACTGGTGTAGAGTGTGGGCTATTTGCGGTTGCTAATGCTACCACTATTGCATTTGGCAAGGATCCTACAAAGTTCATTTACGATGAAAAACGTATGCGTGAACATTTGGTATACTGCTTTCCCCAAAAAGACCTTGAGCTATTTCCACTTATCCATGAAATGTAA
- the LOC136245368 gene encoding uncharacterized protein isoform X1, which translates to MAAHMAVSETLSTFDATSAIHGYHYYKDVWTAVIGEQRNCEREFGNHHDSFAVAIMKDGQVVGHVPRTISCMCTLFIRHGGSILATVIGARRRCTCRGVDNGGVELPCVYRFAGPSSFTRKTQRALADEDDISHISDVTEMQATESCDESRDIDAPSSSMMARNDVPVVKVEPTIDSDGESGKHDSGGACRSDIWVKVHDISLTFEDKHILEQGEKLTDKHINCAQRILKLKFPSINGLRLTLLQGQAHKQSTTNAVQIFHVNDDHWVCGTTVGTTRKEVLIYDSWYTKWDQATLGIIRKQFRCNTQSIKVVKKIQKQETGVECGLFAVANATTIAFGKDPTKFIYDEKRMREHLVYCFPQKDLELFPLIHEM; encoded by the exons ATGGCAGCCCACATGGCAGTGAGTGAAACGCTCTCGACTTTTGATGCGACTAGTGCTATTCATGGATATCACTATTATAAAGATGTGTGGACTGCTGTCATTGGTGAACAGCGCAATTGTGAACGCGAGTTTGGCAACCATCATGATTCATTTGCAGTTGCTATAATGAAGGACGGCCAGGTCGTTGGACATGTCCCGCGCACGATTTCGTGCATGTGTACACTTTTTATTAGACATGGTGGTAGTATTTTAGCTACCGTAATTGGGGCACGAAGGCGTTGCACGTGTCGAGGTGTGGATAACGGTGGAGTCGAGTTGCCATGTGTCTACAGATTTGCTGGACCAAGCAGCTTTACAAGAAAGACACAGAGAGCTTTAGCGGATGAAGATGACATTTCGCACATAAGTgatgtcactgaaatgcaaG CTACAGAAAGTTGTGATGAAAGCAGAGATATTGATGCTCCCAGTTCTTCAATGATGGCAAGAAATGATGTGCCAGTGGTCAAAGTGGAACCTACCATTGATAGCGATGGAGAAAGTGGTAAACATGATAGTGGTGGTGCTTGTCGCTCAGATATATGGGTTAAAGTTCATGATATTTCATTAACATTTGAGGATAAACACATTTTGGAGCAAGGAGAAAAACTTACCGATAAGCATATTAATTGTGCTCAGCGAATTCTGAAATTGAAATTTCCCAGTATTAATGGCCTTCGATTAACACTGCTTCAAGGCCAAGCCCATAAGCAGAGCACAACCAATGCAGTTCAAATATTTCATGTAAATGATGATCATTGGGTGTGTGGCACTACAGTTGGCACTACACGTAAAGAGGTACTGATATATGACTCATGGTACACAAAGTGGGATCAAGCTACTCTGGGAATCATTAGAAAGCAGTTTCGATGTAATACTCAAAGTATCAAAGTGGTTAAAAAGATACAGAAGCAAGAAACTGGTGTAGAGTGTGGGCTATTTGCGGTTGCTAATGCTACCACTATTGCATTTGGCAAGGATCCTACAAAGTTCATTTACGATGAAAAACGTATGCGTGAACATTTGGTATACTGCTTTCCCCAAAAAGACCTTGAGCTATTTCCACTTATCCATGAAATGTAA